In Methylobacterium sp. WL1, the sequence TGATCTTCTGGCTGCCCGGCACGGTCCACGCCCTGTGGCTGATGAACCGCGACCGGCCGCTGATCTGACCGCTACGGCTTGGCCTTCACGTCCGGCTCGCCCTTGCGCAGGACGAGCTTCGGGGAGGCCGCGGCCTTGGCGTCAACCTTGCCCTCGACCTTGCCCTCGACCTTCGCGGTCTTCACCGCATGCGGCTTGGCCGTCGCCTTCGGGGCCAGCTTGTCCGCGTCATGGGCCAGCTTGACCGGCTCCGGCACCACCGCCGCATCCACCGCCGGGGTTGCGGGGGCGGCCGGCTTCTCCTTGCTGAACAGCGAGCCCATCAGCTTCTGGTAGCTGCTCGGATCGCCGTCCGCGTCGGCCACGGTGATCCGGGCGGGCTTCTCGCCGACCGACGCGGTGGTCTCGACCCGCAGGTCTGGATCGGTGCGGTTGGCCATCAGCGTCGTGGCGACGGGATTCTGCCCCCGGCCGGCCTTCGTCGCGGCCTTGGTGGCGGCCTTCGCCGGCTCGGCCCCGGCCATCATCGTCGGCTGCACCTTCGGGCCGATCTCGATCTCCTGCGGCCCGGCCGCCAGGGTCTCGGGGCGGCTGACGTCGCCGAGATTGTGCCGGCCGAACTCCTTGGCGTCGTAGGGCAGCACCGTCTCGGTGCCGCCGAGGCTCGCGAAGGCGCTGCTGTTGTTCTGCGGCCGGAACACCGGGTTCTGGCCGCCGTCCTGGTAGACCACGCGCACGGCCGGCGTGCCCTTGGCGACCAGCTCGGCCACCTCTCGCTCGTCGTGCTCGCGCTTCTCGGCCACCACCGGGTCGAGTCGCGGCTTGCACGCGCCGGCCGCCGCGTCCGAGCCGCCGAACACGTATTTGGTCCCGCACTGGCCGACCTTCGGCTCCTCGCGCAGGGCCTCGAAGTAATCCGAGCCCTCCTTGAGGTTCTGCCAGAACGGCATGTTCGGGTCGTTGCGGAACTTGGCCATGTTCTGGGCCGTCATCCGGAACGGGTAGGACTGGAACTGGAAGCTGCGCTGGCCGCCGATGAACGCCTCCCGGGCCACCGCGTAGATCTCCGCGATGGTCGCGTCCGTCATGGCGAAGCAGCCCGCCGACGAGCAGGTGCCGTGGACCATCAGGTACTTGCCGGTGCGCCCGTTGGCCCGGTCGACCGCGTTGGGGAAGCCGGTGTCGAACGAGAGGTAGTACGACGAGTTCGGGTTCATGAGGCCCGGGGTGATCGTGTAGAACCCCTCCGGGGCCTGCCGGTCGCCCTCGCGGACCTTCGGCCCGAGCTGGCCGGACCAGCGGCAGATCGGGTAGGTCTTCAGGAGCGCGTAGCGACCGTCGCCGCCGCGCTTCCACACCTCCATCTCCGCTTCCTTCTTGTAGGCGCGGATCAGGATCGGGTCGGTCTGCTGCATGCCCTTGGTCTGCATCAGGGCGACCGTCTGCGGGGCGATCGGCGCGATGCTGCGCGCGCTCGGGCCGTTGATCCCGGAGCCGTCCTGGCAGCCGGCCAGCGCGAGGGCCAGCAGGGACGCCGCCGCCAGCAGTCGCGCAGTCGCGAGACGCGCCGTCATGGGGAACCTCGTCGTCTTCAGTCTGCGCCCGGCGGCCTTTTGCGAGCCGACATCGGGCGCCACTCCCCAACCCAATAGGCTCGTTAAGCTTGCGCCTTCGTTACCGCAAGGACCGGGGCGCAACACTGCACCGGACTCTCCGGTGGATGAGGGAACGTGGGCCCGTCTCCGGCCCGGCGGCAGGGCTGCGTCCTGCACCCGCAAACGGTCCCGGGGCTTTTGAATCCGGGACCTTCACGGTTGGCGCTAAACCATTGTTCTGAAAACTGAACCGCGGCTCGCCGCCGCGGTCGTACGCACCCGCCCGTCCCGGCGCAGCCACGGCAGGCAGGCGAGGCCCAGTGCCGCCATGGCGGCGCCGGCGAGGGGCGGGGCCTTGTGGCCGCGCGGATGCGCGGGGGGTAGTGGGCGCCGTCAGAGACCGACGCCGGCATCGGCCACGTTGTCCGTCCGCTCCGCCAGTAACCCGAACACCGCGACGGCGCAGACCACCGTGACGGCGGCCAGCGTCCAGGACAGGGTGGCGAAGGCCGCCTGGTAGGCCTGGATCAGGGCGGCGCCGTCGAGCCCCGGCAGCAGCGCCGGGCGGCGTCCGGGTCCCCACGGCCAGGCGCTGGCCGGCCTGGGCCAACAGGGCGCCGTCGGCCTGCCCGGGGCCCGGCGGAGCGCGACAGCGGCCAGGCCGGCCAGCGTGGCGCTGACCAGCGCGAGCGCCACGCCCTCGCCGGCGACCCGGACCGTGCCGAAAATGCCCGCCGCCATTCCGGCCCGCGCCCGGGGGACGACGGCCACCGACAGACCGTCCATCAGCCCCCAGGGCAGTCCGCTGCCGAGGCCGATGAGCAGCATCGGCGCCAGCACCGCGCGGTTGCCGATCTCGGTGAAGCCCAGCCACACGAGTCCGGACGCGGCCGCCAGCAGCCCGAGGCCCGAGAGCAGGCCGGGCGGGACCCGCCGGGCCAGCGCGGCGGCGGCCATCGGGACGACCAGCATCGGCGCCGACAGGGCCAGCATCAGGAGCCCGGCCTCCCGCTCGCTCCGGCCCTCGAGGCCGATGAAGCGCAGGGGCAGGATCACCAGCAGCACCACGAAGCACGCGCAGGTCGCCACCGGCAGCATCTGCACGCCGACGAAGCGCCGGTAGCGGAACAGGCCGAGATCGAGCATCGGCCGGGCGGCCCGGGATTCGATCGCCACGAAGGCCATCAGGAGGAGCGTGGCGGCGGCGAGCAGCAAGCACGGCACCGGGCTGCCCCAGCCGAGGCCCGGCGCCTCGATCACCGCCACCGTGAGGGCGGTCAGCATCGCGGTGAAGCTCACGGTCCCGGGCCAGTCGAGGCTCCGGGCCGCGGGGTCGCGGGTCTCGCGCATCCGCGGCGGCCCGAGCACGAGCGCGGCCGCGCCGACCAGTGCGCCGACCAGGAAGATCGAGCGCCAGCCGGCGCCGGCGATCAGGAATCCGGTGATGACCGGCCCGAAGGCCAGCCCGACGCCGAACGTGGTCCCGAGCAGGCTGAAGGCCCGGGTGCGGGCGTGGCCCTCGAAGTCCTGGGCGAGCGCCGCGGTGCCGCCCGCCAGCGCCGCCGCGGCGCCGACGCCCTGCCCGGCCCGGAGCAGGTCGATCAGCCAGACCGAGGACGCCAGGCCCAGCGCCAGCGAGAAGCCGGTGACGATCGCGACGCCGAGGGTGAAGACCAGCCGGCGGCCGTAGCGGTCGGCCAGGGTCCCGGCCGCCATCAGCAGGCTGCCGAAGGTCAGCATGAAGCCGTTGGTGATCCAGGTCAGCGCTTCGGGGCTGCCGCCGAGCGCGCGCCCGATGGCGGGCGTCGCCACCGCGCCCGCCGAGAAGCTGAGCGGCAGGATCAGGGCGGCCAGGCAGACCGAACCGAGCACCAGCGGATCGCCGGTCGGGGCGGGGTTCGGGGTTTCGGTCATGGCTCGGCTTCCTCGGCTGGGCGTTCGCGCGTCCCCGGGCCGGTCGCCGCCGGGAGGGCACCGCACCGTCGCGTGGAGCCTGCGCGCCGTTAATCCGGTCTCCGGTCCTTTCATTCCGGACGGGCGCGCTCTAATCCGCCGGCATGGACAACCTCGGCGACATCGCGGCCTTCGTGCGGAGCGCGGAGCGGCTGAGCTTCGTCGCGGCGGGGCGCGACCTGCGCCTGTCGGCCTCGGCGGTGGGCAAGGCCGTGGCGCGGCTCGAAGCCGGGCTCGGCGTGCGCCTGTTCCACCGCACGACCCGGCGGGTGTCGCTCACCGAGGAGGGCGTCCTGCTCCAGGCGCGGTGCCGGGCGATCCTCGACGACCTGCGCGAGACCGAGGCGCTGGTCACCCAGAGCCGGCGGTCGCCCCGCGGCATCCTGCGGATCAGCCTGCCGATCGTCGGCTACCGCTTCCTCCTGCCGGTGCTGCCCGAGTTCCAGGCACTCTACCCCGAGATCGAGCTGGACCTCGATTTCAACGACCGCCAGGTGGACCTGGTGGAAGCCGGCATGGATGCCGCGATCCGCAGCGGCACCCTGATCGATTCGAGCCTGATGGCCCGGCGCCTCGGCCTGTTCCGGTTCGTGCTCTGCGCCGCGCCGGCCTATCTCGACCGGGCCGGCACGCCCCTGCGCCCGGCCGACCTCGCGGGGCACGCGGCCCTGCGCTTCCGCTTCCCCACCTCCGGCAAGCTGCAGGACCGGACCCTCGCCGAGCCGCCGCCCGCGGGCCTGCGCACCGCCCTCACCTGCAACAACATGGAGGCCCTGCGCGCCGCCGCGATCGGCGGCCTGGGCATCGGCTGCATGCCGGATTTCCTGGTGGCTTCGGCCCTGCGCGAGGGGGTCCTGACCCGGATCCTCGACCTCTACCTCACCGATCCCGGCCAGTTCTCGATCCTGTGGCCGTCCGGCCGGCACATGTCGGCGCGGCTGCGCGCCTTCGTGGATTTCGTCGGCGCGCGGTTGTTTCAGGACGGGTGAGGCGGTGGGCCTGCAGGCCGGGGAAAGGCCTGCGTGGCAAGCGGAATCCCATCCCCCACCTCATCCTGGGGTGCCCGCGCCAGCGGGCCTCGATGGAGGGCACCAGGGAACGCGGGGCCGGCTGGAGGGCTCCTTCGAGGGCTCCGTTGCGCGGCGCCCCCTCAGCCGAACACCTCCGGCGGCCGGGCCGCCTCGGTGCGGATGATCTCCACGAGCTGCGCGTCCTCGGCCGGGTCGGCCAGCCGCAGGCCGACCGGGGTCGAGCGGGTCTGGACCGTCAGCCAGCGCAAGGTCGGCCGGAGGTCGGTGGCCTCGACGACCGCGACGCCCGGATGGTCCGGCTGGAGCTGCAGGAAGGTCAGGTGGTTGCGGCTGGCGCGCGCGCCCAGCAGGTCGTCGATCGCCTCGACCGTCTCCCGGGGCGTGTGGAGGTGGGTCATCATCCACAGCCGGTTCTGGGTGCCGGGCGTGTCGAGGGCCTGGCGCAGGCGGCGCACGCCCTCGGTCAGGAAGGCGTAATCCGCCCCGTTCGATGCCGGGTCGTGGTGGTTGAACACGCATTCGAGCCCGTGCCGCTCCCGGTACAGCCGGTGCCGGCCGCGCCAGATGTCGGGCCCGCGCCGCTCCGCCTCCGGGATGCTCTCGAGCTGGGCCCGGTCGGTGAGCGCGGTGAAATCGTCGTCCAGGCAATCCCGGACCATGCCGGGCATGGAGAAGATCCAGTCCAGCGGGCCGGACCAGTGGCGCAGGTCCAGGGTCTTGAGCACGTGCGCCATCTGGCAATTGCAGCCGAGCGAGACGTGGTTGTGCCCGCCCGGCTCGCGCGCGTCGCGCCGCCCCAGGAGCCGCCCGAGGGCGCCCAGAAGGCCGCCCGTCGCGCCGGTTG encodes:
- a CDS encoding murein L,D-transpeptidase family protein; translation: MTARLATARLLAAASLLALALAGCQDGSGINGPSARSIAPIAPQTVALMQTKGMQQTDPILIRAYKKEAEMEVWKRGGDGRYALLKTYPICRWSGQLGPKVREGDRQAPEGFYTITPGLMNPNSSYYLSFDTGFPNAVDRANGRTGKYLMVHGTCSSAGCFAMTDATIAEIYAVAREAFIGGQRSFQFQSYPFRMTAQNMAKFRNDPNMPFWQNLKEGSDYFEALREEPKVGQCGTKYVFGGSDAAAGACKPRLDPVVAEKREHDEREVAELVAKGTPAVRVVYQDGGQNPVFRPQNNSSAFASLGGTETVLPYDAKEFGRHNLGDVSRPETLAAGPQEIEIGPKVQPTMMAGAEPAKAATKAATKAGRGQNPVATTLMANRTDPDLRVETTASVGEKPARITVADADGDPSSYQKLMGSLFSKEKPAAPATPAVDAAVVPEPVKLAHDADKLAPKATAKPHAVKTAKVEGKVEGKVDAKAAASPKLVLRKGEPDVKAKP
- a CDS encoding MFS transporter is translated as MTETPNPAPTGDPLVLGSVCLAALILPLSFSAGAVATPAIGRALGGSPEALTWITNGFMLTFGSLLMAAGTLADRYGRRLVFTLGVAIVTGFSLALGLASSVWLIDLLRAGQGVGAAAALAGGTAALAQDFEGHARTRAFSLLGTTFGVGLAFGPVITGFLIAGAGWRSIFLVGALVGAAALVLGPPRMRETRDPAARSLDWPGTVSFTAMLTALTVAVIEAPGLGWGSPVPCLLLAAATLLLMAFVAIESRAARPMLDLGLFRYRRFVGVQMLPVATCACFVVLLVILPLRFIGLEGRSEREAGLLMLALSAPMLVVPMAAAALARRVPPGLLSGLGLLAAASGLVWLGFTEIGNRAVLAPMLLIGLGSGLPWGLMDGLSVAVVPRARAGMAAGIFGTVRVAGEGVALALVSATLAGLAAVALRRAPGRPTAPCWPRPASAWPWGPGRRPALLPGLDGAALIQAYQAAFATLSWTLAAVTVVCAVAVFGLLAERTDNVADAGVGL
- a CDS encoding LysR substrate-binding domain-containing protein: MDNLGDIAAFVRSAERLSFVAAGRDLRLSASAVGKAVARLEAGLGVRLFHRTTRRVSLTEEGVLLQARCRAILDDLRETEALVTQSRRSPRGILRISLPIVGYRFLLPVLPEFQALYPEIELDLDFNDRQVDLVEAGMDAAIRSGTLIDSSLMARRLGLFRFVLCAAPAYLDRAGTPLRPADLAGHAALRFRFPTSGKLQDRTLAEPPPAGLRTALTCNNMEALRAAAIGGLGIGCMPDFLVASALREGVLTRILDLYLTDPGQFSILWPSGRHMSARLRAFVDFVGARLFQDG
- a CDS encoding DUF1796 family putative cysteine peptidase, whose protein sequence is MSPTGATGGLLGALGRLLGRRDAREPGGHNHVSLGCNCQMAHVLKTLDLRHWSGPLDWIFSMPGMVRDCLDDDFTALTDRAQLESIPEAERRGPDIWRGRHRLYRERHGLECVFNHHDPASNGADYAFLTEGVRRLRQALDTPGTQNRLWMMTHLHTPRETVEAIDDLLGARASRNHLTFLQLQPDHPGVAVVEATDLRPTLRWLTVQTRSTPVGLRLADPAEDAQLVEIIRTEAARPPEVFG